A region of the Paramormyrops kingsleyae isolate MSU_618 chromosome 6, PKINGS_0.4, whole genome shotgun sequence genome:
ATTTAAGTGTATCTTGTTTATTTGAACACATTTTGAACACAGAAAATCTTTACTCAACATTAATACACACGTACTGTCTAAACACTTTTTTTCCACTTCAAAAATACATGTGTTCATTCTCAAAATTGTTTGTGTCACTGCACAAATGATATTCAATGCCAAGCGAAATGGCCAGGCTCTGTCCCTGACTCACGGATTTAAAGGAAATGTACATTGTACGATAAATTTGCACATGGTACGCAATGTACATCCCCCCCCATAATATGATAGTTGCATGGTCTCCTCCTTAGGGTCAGGGGGTACCACTTCCTGTCCACTCTGATGATCCCTAACCCTGATCCAACACCTGGACCTTAGTTACACTGCAGCCTGGCCCATAGCAGGGCCAGTGCCAGGGTAAAGATGACTGAAACGCAGGGCTGGCCAGTCTGGATGCAGGTAGCGGAAGTCAGAAATGAGGATGTCTGAAGTTGGTACCTGGAATTCCTCCCCTGGACCATAGCCCTTCCAGTTCACCAGATACTGCAAGCAACTACCCCTGCACCTGGAGTCAAGCAGGTCTCAGATTGAGTATGTTGGTTACAATCAATGTCCAAGGGAGGAGGAGGCACCACAGGGGTGGCTGGTGTGTACATTGGGCTGAAATAGATGGGCTTGATAAGGGAGATGTTGGTTGGGCAACTGTAGGTAGTTTGAGACTCTGTTGTTGTGTTGGAGGATTTTAAAAGGACCTATGTTCCTATAGTGGGAAGGGTTTTTGGGAAGGAGATGGAGCTGAATGTTCCGGGTAGAGAGCCAAACCCACTGACCAAGGTGGAGTAACAATGATGGTCCATGTTAACCTCCTGGTGCCACTCAACCTGGGTCATTTACCCAGGAGTGACTTCCCACACTCGACTGCTCTTCTGGAACCAATTAGCTACAGATGGAACATATCTTGGCTCTATGTCCCATAAGAATAGAGGAGAATGATCTATGCAACCAACTATACATcctaacatcctaacatcctcCATAGCTTCTCGGGACTCTTCAAACTAGTTCCTGTATCTGCTAGGCCAAATAATGGATCACAAGCTTGATCTCACCACCCCCCGTATAATTATTATGAAAAGAAGCATCATGAAATAAAAAGCTGCTTTGGAAAACCGTTATTCAGCAATACATCAATGTGAAAAATTTAACTTTACtgtgaaatatattttgaattatttatcagtattttttgaacattttcaaaacattttaatcaTACCACGATAATACCAATAAGCACACTTCAGATGATGTTTATGGACTTAAAGTGCAGCACTGACCTCACGGCATGTGTAATAATCACCAGGACTTTAGATATTGTCTGGGTGCTGGTGTTTCGGGTAATGTACGGACGTTTACTTACATCCATGTATTAGGCtgaattcgcggacgattacgttGCCCACGTGgcatggaattaatccttttacTGTAAATTGTgattgtggattaattctgatcgtgtatggactaatcatcctgaaattcagatacATCGCCCATGATTCACCCAGAATATTATTGAACTGCACAAACATGTTATTTTTACCGATCACCTGTACAACTAATTCTTCACGAATAACTTGTGTCTCATTAAAAAACGgaatgcttatcttggttttaGGAGGGAGGGTCGGGTCGGTTTGCGGGATGCTTATCTCGTCCTCAGGGCAAGGGGAGGATCGGTATGCGGTATCCTTATCCTCAGGATGACGGGGAGGAAATGCGCAAGGGCCAATTATCTTATAATTTCTAATACATTTCGCAAGCAGCCTTACTCGGACAAAAGTGGGAATTTGAGAACACATTGCCTGAGGGAAGGGGTCGGCCTGGCCAGCTCGTCCCCTGCCCGCACGCAGcgctaaatttagtataaaggaagggggagaccccagtactgaccggagctcaGTGGGATATTGCACGCATCTCCCGGCACTTTCTTGGGACTCGCGTGTTAATTGGTCTCCTGCCAGAACtgaaaagggctccccagtccgtgtgtgaaggtgggtgattatagcacgtccgagtgtacaTAGTTTTGTAGCTGCTTATGCATTTCATGGATTATGGGGATTAATTATCACCACTCGTGATAATTCgcattttattgtttatttactatatatatatttgtttgcaTGATATATACTATTCTATATCCCTTGTAGTACaaggttattttgcattgctttcGATACGATAGCTTGGTATTGATGTTAATGCgaggttattttgtattacttattaaagtgtttttgagtgaacctaagcgtgcctgtttgttccttcgagagccctatcacatcattttaatacagtccacaatttggtaagcataTTAGTAGTGCACCTAAAATATTGAGAggtgtattgtgatgcccatAAATCCGGCATATCTTTGTTTAATAAACGTatcagactttaaactgcaaaacagCGTAACAATAGTTTGGATTAAAGACTTTTATTACACATTCAAATTAAACTGAACATCACTGGAGAAAGAAATGCCAGAAAGCAAGCTGGGTTGGGGGAGAATGGAGAGTAGCCAGATAGAGAAGTTTATAACACTAATCATCGTCACAGTCCTGCTGTCATGGGATACGGTTTAATCTTATTTCCACTCAAGTTTTCAGAGTCTCTTCTCAAGATGGGCCAAATTAAAGCACCTGCTGATGAACTTCATTTTGTTTATGACCAGGTGTGTGGAATAAAGGAGAGAATGGCGGCAGACTTTCCTCAAGCTTAAGTGCTTGTAATGGAATCATTCTGGTTTAAGACTGGATATAACAAATGAACAATTATAGAAACCAACTAgcatgagaaaaaaataaagaaatacaaaatacaCTTCAATATCACATTttcagggggtgggggttctAAGAACCAGCCTTAGGCTGTTTAAGGCTCGGATATGGTTTGAAGCTAGCCCTCCCAGTCCAGATGAAAACCTTCTCCCTGAAAAGCAGGCCAGACACAATCTGACTTACTGAGTTTACCAGGACGAGTCGGAAACCTGAGCTCCAGACTCCAACCAGTGGAGGTCAGTGTAGATGTCAGTTGGTACTGGTCTCCCAATGATTTGGGTTTGATCTCCCAGATTAGCATCTGACAGGAACTAAATGGTCCAAGGAATCCAGCCAGACTCAAGAAGACCCCCCTCACTCCTCTGTCAGGAGAGTTGCTGCAGTTCCtctggtgggcccacctggaaCCTTGCTTGTCACTCACGGTGAGTCTTAAAACCATCTCCTGAAGCACTCTCCCTAAAAGGAAGAAAACAGACTTTATCAAACCATGGCACAGTTTTACTATCTTACTCCCCCATTTGAAAACATCTACACACCCAGATCAGCTACACGCCAAATATTAAAAGACACACAATGGCAATGCCCTGCAAGTAAAGCTACTTTCAACAAATGGAATGACCAGTAAAGTGTCAGAATGGACAGACACTGAGTGTCGTAGATACATTATTGTACATGGAAGCAGGACACCTACCAGCCGCCGAGGTGTGACGCAGCATCTGGAGTACCGCCATTCTGCCCGCCAACACCTAAGATGGAGAACGTTTACAAGGCTGCTAGTCCTTGATATTCAGTACTAAAATGTGCATTAGCAGCTCAGTTATTGGAAATCAGAGCAGAAGACTGAAGCTGTTATGCTTCtcaatatttatataattatattaattatgggacaaaaccaaaaggaGGACTATTGTTTTAGGGGGACAAAAATATTAAATCTTGCAGGCTGTAGGTCTGGTGTCTGTCATACAAACACAGCCCAAATTAAATACATGAGCTGTTTtcctactgcaggaaactcaGGAATGTAAGAAACTGGCCCAATTGTAGTTCCTAGGAGGTAGTTCCTGAATGTTTTTTAGTCCCTACTCTGGAGTAGGTACTTTCCGCTCAACTAGAAGCTACTGGATGGGGCTTATAGCAATAAAAACTTTGCTgactggttgaccacaagcactggcACTAACTTGAGTTACACAGAAGTGCAGGGAAGATAGATAGAAGTATTGCAGCAAAAATTAAGGAGATGGAATTATTCTGATATCTGttaaatgcattaatgaatCTTTTTTGCCTGCCTCTCCatttttctgcatcagaaaattcATACTACAACTGATATACTTCTGTCTAATTTCACCAGTGTCAGTAGCAGAATAAcatgacattttgttttttaattctgTGAAAAACGAAAGatcaatctgctggccagattcgGTAATGaattgtaaaaatgttgcaggtCATATAAAGAACAACAATAtcaataactaacaaataactaGCAAAACTACTTTTTCATTATCCATTGTTTTGGGGTAGCAGTGTAGTTACATATGAAATTACAAGTAAAGTTTAATCTACGAGCTTTTTGAGTCTCCCATGCATATTTAGCATAAACATCATAGTTCCTGTTGTGTGCTGGGAAAGTGACACAAGAAAGTGGCCAGGAGCCACAAAAATTCCTAGTCGAGACAACCCAGTCCTCAGAATCAGGAACTAGGTTCCTGAACTATGGTGGGATGTATGGTGCCTATAGTGAGGTTACAGCAGACAAGTTTTAACCTGCAAGCTGCTAGACCCAAAATTGTAAAATCTGATGCACATACAGTACTCTATTTACCTAGTTATAAACTTTATATAAATCCCTGAGAAGAAATTAAGGTACAAGCAAATATAGATGGTACAAACAATAACAACAGATAATGTAAGAATGTGAATGCACGGTCAGCGTTCAGTTTTGCTGCCTGTGGATCTGGCAGTGAGAGAGGAGCTGTATAGTCTGGTGGCAACAAGCAGAAAAGTTCCCCTACAGCCATGGACCATGGACCTTTTTTGGCGATCTGGTTAATCATATGGACCCCTTCTTAAAAGAAATGAAACGCACATACAATGGACCCTCGAACTTCGAACACAATCTGTTCCAGGAGACGGTTTGACTTTCGAGTTAAATTTCCCCATAAGAGATAATGTAAAATGAATTAATCCGTTCCAAACCTCCAAAATGTACCCAATGCAAAACATTTTAAGTGCCCATTTCAAAAGATAATACTGATAAATAGTAGGAAAACaagtatatttaattttaataactgaatgttatttataatagtacatacataaaaatattgtataataattaatttttaaagttggaaactttccatgagaATGTGAATatatgggaattaacgggaTTATATAggaattaatgggaataaaATGGAAATTGCAAAACTGAAGGTTAGCGAATAACAGGGAAGTTAAATGTAGCTAAAACATCTTGCAGCATAATCTTCGTTAATACAACCAGATTTAATGCAAATTCACTTGAAATTCTACCCTGCACTGtgcattgttgtgttgttgaCCGTCAGGCTGGTTCTCCCGCAGAATCTCCGGTTTCACGCCCTGGGTGGCCTCACCCAGCCGCTCACAGCTTCTCCAAGATGTCCTGCCCGGCCATGCAGCGTGACCTCTGCCCAATGCAGCTCGCGGCGCGTCTGAGGCAGCTGGGCCTCCAAGACGCAACACGCCTCCTCCTGGTCGGACGGTGCCGTCTCGCGACCATGCAACGCCGCCTCTGCTGCCTCGGCCAGACACTTCTGGCAGTCGCACTCCTGCTCCCAGCTAGCCAGCTCACCgtgcagctgctccagctcctaCTGCTCCTGCCCCGTGGAATCACACAGCTGCTCCCGGTCCGGCCGGTACCGGTCCTGCTGCTCGTCTAGCTTGCGGCGCTCCTGAGCTAGCCAGGCCTCCCAGCTGTGACATGCCTCTTTGCGCTCCAACAGAGCAACCTCCGCCCACTGCCTCTGCTGGTTGTTCTGGTTGACGAGCAGGGATGTTCCAGCTGTCGGGAGTCCCACGTGGTGCCCGCCTTTCCCGTTCACTGCTGTTGTCTCTGATGAAGGTGTAGCGGGCTGGCAGGAGAGGCTTGGGAACATGCTGCACATGTCTAGGGCACTTCGAGAAGGCAGGGCAGCACGTCTTTTGCTGTGGCGCTCTCAGCTCGTCTGTAAGCAGCTTTGGGGTGGACTTCTGGGCAGAACCGTAGCCGGTGCCCCCTTTTGCCACAGCCCCAACAGACAAGCTTCTCCCTCAGAGGTGTCTTCTCCCTGGAGCCGGTGCCTCTCAGTTCGCAGCTTCACCACAGCCTACAGATCTGCCAGGCCGGAGGGGACTTGCTTGAATATAGTGAGAATCATCCGCTTAAGCAGTGCCAGTGGGGCCACTTCTGGCATCTCACTTGTGACACCATCGCGGCAGCGGCGAATGAAGATGAGGACGGGCAGCTTGACATAAAGTTCCTCTTTAATGTGGTTCTTAAAAGGATCGCACTTAAATGACAATAACAGAGGAATGCAAACACGGCAGGGAAAGGCAGGGAGGTTCAAATtttttagaatttggtgattagtggtcattgttgacagaccacagcacacagtgcacaataACGAAATATGTCCTCTTCATCCCATATGAGACACCgtgacacagcagggggcagctaattcagtgcccggtGAGCAGCatttgggggtggtacctttcTCAGGGTACCTCACTGGtgtcttgctggtcggggattcgaaccagcaatctttcaattacacgtttgcttccctaaccattaggacATCACCGCCCACAAAATTTCACTCTCCCTGGGTGGGCTCGAACCACCAACCTTTCGGTTAACAGCCGAACACACTAACCGATTGCACCACAGAGACTGGTTACACAATAACCTCACATGTGGTAGGGTAATTACACAACGGACACATCGGTATCACACATAAAATACAGGTAAAGGTACACTCGATACAAGGGAAATACAATACAAgtattaacattaacaacaacacaGGGGATATTTACaacatatcccagcatgctcagcagAGCCATCTCGCTGGCACtacaataatataaatatgacACAAGGAAATAAATGCTTAAAGCAGTCTGAATTTGTGAGATGCTAACTGAACCGAGAACTAACCGAGTAACCGTGCATACGACCAAGTAGTGAGATAAGGCGACCATGTGATTCTTTgtttgcgtttcaaactggatttTCCTCAAAGTTTTTGTTCAAGTTGTTTTAATATCAAACCATTTGAAGTTTGAGGGTCCACTGTATCTGAACTAGATTAGTCACAACATTTGCAGGAATTGTCAATACTACATTGGTTCATGATTGAAGGAAATGCTAAACATCAGTATGACGTTTGTGCAGATAAGAAAAATGTGCCAGGTTAAGAACCCTCTGCCCAACTAGAGCTTCCCAGAGCACTGATGGAATAAGCCAAAATAAAGGTGCCATGTCACGTGGTTCTTTGTTTTCAACTAGTTCCACCATTATcgtctctgtaggtgagagcaagctttcCAATCTTAACAATTTGTAAGTTATTTTAGCGCAACATACTTGTAGTATGGATGGTTTAAGTGTGAAGAATGTACAGAGGCACTCGTCCTAAAAGGGCTTAGTTACTGTACGTTCTGTGTGCAATCAAAACGTTTAAGAGGACTATATTCACCTTGCTTATGGAAAGAAAATTATTCGGAGAATCTGATCACACTTTGAAACATCACCTTAGTGTTCATTTATGTATAGGGTGCATTTCTTCTGTTGCATTTGGCATAATAAAACAGCGCGATAAACACATCACGCAAAACGCTCCAATCAGGTAGCGCACAGTGCAAGGTAGAGTAAAGGCAGACCAATGCAGAAAAATTAGATACAGTGTTAATGCCCGTTTAAAAAATTGgagataacattgtattcaggGGAAACTTCACTTTACGGCGCAGGCTTCACGTCAGTGACCAAGGCAGTCTTATTCCCTACAACAGGCTACCACAGAGAGCTGAATCGGTCGGACTCACTTACCTTGTCTGTAGTACATGTCGTTGACAGTGGTTCCGTACACCTTCCAGGCGAAATGAATGGCGACGAGGCTGAAAACGAGCCAGCTGaacagtattttaaatatgGCCACCCTCATATCATTGGCCATCCAATCTTCCACGAACTCGGAGAGGAACGACATCACACCGTCCATAAACCGGGACACGAGCTCGAAATCCCACGGTTCGTCCATTATACGACAGTATCATACAAATTAAACCGACATCGACATCATTAAGACGAAGAAGCTTGAACAAACCACCCTGGAAAGCGTTTCTTTCTTAGAAGCGGGTCTTTAAGCACTATACACAAAAGCCGGActttcgaaaaaaaaaaaaaaacaagcggCGACAACACGCTCGATTCGTGTCTACAGATTCGCCACGTAGACCAACCGtgttaaaaattaaacaaaaaaaacatatatagtAGGAAAGTTTCTGTAAGTTACGATTGTAACCCACGGGAAAAGTGTTCTTGGAAGTCATTCATTTTCAATAAATCGTATTAATCTAATTAAATACTAGACAGTCTCTTCAAAAACGTCAAAACTACTAGTGTGAAATCTATGATGTGTTATTTTAAGTGATTCGTCTGTtttaaattttgaaataatCGGTATAAATTTACATATCTATGTCTATGCTTTGTCATGTTACGTTGTGATTAAGTATATATAATGTATCTGTAACGTGTTTTATGTATATCAATGGCTTCAGCTGAAAACAGAAAGGGAAATAGAAAGAGTGAATCATGGAAATATTTTAATGATGTACTATTACAAAGAAGGATCGAATAACACCAACATACTTTACTCAAAGAAAAGTTTATCGTCCCTGGGTGGGCTCGAACCACCAACCTTTCGGTTAACAGCCGAACGCGCTAACCGATTGCGCCACAGAGACTAgtagctttttatttttttttagtcagTATAAAGTGACAGCTAATACAATATATGTATCGTATTTTTTTATCAGTTAATTCAACTGAAAACGAAAAACTTAAGTAGTGAATAAGGGAGATACTTTCATGAGGTACTATTATTAGGAAGGGTCAAAATACTAATACATCGATATAATACGTGTATCATGTTTTATCGATATCAACAGAATCAATAGAAAGAGAAATGGAAATAGTGTATAGTGGAGATACTTTCATGAGGTACTACGAGGTACTATTATATGAGGTAAGAAAGGGTGACATAATAGTAATATATCTCGCTAGAAGAAAAAATCATCGTCCCTGGGTGGGCTCGAACCACCAACCTTTCGGTTAACAGCCGAACGCGCTAACCGATTGCGCCACAGAGACTGGTGACACTTCGCATTTTTTTAGTTCTTATGAAGTTACCGTTGATATAATATAGGTATTGTGTTTTAAACAAAATCAATTGAAAGCCAAAAGAGAAATGGAAGTAGTGAATAATGGATATATTTTCACGAGGTACTTTTATAAGGAATGATCAAGTACTACTTATATCTCAGTAGAAGAAAAAAACTACCGTCCCtgggtgggcttgaaccaccaacctttCGGTTAACAGCCGAACGCGCTAACCGATTGCGCCACAGAGACTATTGATACGCAGCTTATTTTTTGTCATCATACACTGACAGTTGATGCAGTGTCTGTATTGTGTTTATGTCAATTAAATCAGCTGAAAACGAAGCATTGAACTACTTAATAATGGAGATATCTTCACGAGGTACTATTATAAAGAAGGATCGAATAACACCAACATATTTTCTAGGAAGAAAAGTTCATCGTCCCtgggtgggcttgaaccaccaacctttCGGTTAACAGCCGAACGCGCTAACCGATTGCGCCACAGAGACCGACAGTACGCAAGCATTTTTTTAGTGTTTATAAAGTAATACAATAgctgtattgtgtttttatCAATGAGATCAACTGAAAACGAAAAATGTAAGTTGTGAATAAGGGAGATACTTTCATTAGGTGCTATTAAAAGGAAAGGTAAAGTAAACGAATACATCGAGCTGGAAGAAAAGCCTAGCGTCCCTGGGTGGGCTCGAACCACCAACCTTTCGGTTAACAGCCGAACGCGCTAACCGATTGCGCCACAGAGACtaatgctgttttgtttttttttttactaatcaTAAACGGTTCAACAGTTGATCCAAAATCCGGCTTGTATTTATATCCTTAGAATGAACTGAAAACGAAAAAATTAAGTGGTGAGTAATGGAGATACTATTATGCGGTAATGTTTAAGGAATGGTCAAGTCATACTAAAACATCTCGCTAGAAAATAAGCTCGACGTCCCtgggtgggcttgaaccaccaacctttCGGTTAACAGCCGAACGCGCTAACCGATTGCGCCACAGAGACCGACGGCTCGCAGCTTTGTTTTTAGTGACCATAAGGTGACAGTTGATATAATATCAGCATCACGTTTTGTTTATATCAATAGAAtcaattatttatataaattttgATTATATCTATTTGAttatatgaaaacaaaaaattGAAGTAGTGAATAACGGAGATATTTTGATGAGGTACTATTATAAGCAAAGGTACTATTATAAAGAAGGGTGAAATAATGGTAATATATCTCGCTAGATGAAAAGTTCGACGTCCCTGGGTGGGCTCGAACCACCAACCTTTCGGTTAACAGCCGAACGCGCTAACCGATTGCGCCACAGAGACTGACGCCAactagatttttttcttttttgtgacCACGAAGTGATAGTTGACACAATAACTGTATTGTGCTTTGTCTTTATCAATAGAATCAGTGCAGATGGAGGGGTGCATATTAGCAGGAGGGAGAGGGACAGGCACCACACCCAAGCGGCTAGGCAAGTCCAGCCCCTGATTTAACACCATGCAATCCTGCCTCTTCACCCTCTTGTTGTGCCACTGTAGGAGGGTCTGCTGCATAACTAAGTAGTAATGCGCTGCCTGAGACTCCATCTGCACACTGCACCAGGCCCCTCTTCTTTGGACTGCGGTGTATGGTCCAGACCCTGTCAAAGATGGTCTAATGGGCAGCAGCAATCTGGCAATCTGGGGCAGTGTTGGTGAGTGAATGCCTCTTCACAACCTTTACCCCTGGAATGAACTACATCCTCTTCTTTGGAGACCTGAACATCCCTGGTGTCTGGCGGCAAACACCACCCTCTGCATATTGTAATCTTGCAGGTTCTGCCACATAGCAACAATGTTGCTCATCTAAGCAGAGACAGAACACAACAGCACACGAGAAGACAAAAACATGTGCCATTGTGAACAGGTATGACAAGTCACAATAGGAAGGTAGCAAGACAAAAAATGTTCCTGACCTGCTGCTTCCTCAGTCACTAAACTGGGCTTCAGTGAAGCAGACTGTGACCAACCAAAGCGTGATTTAGAAACCTGAAAGGCGATACCAAGTCTGTGATTAAACAAATGCAATGTGtttcatacaaaaaaataattactaaGAAAATACTTACCATCAACAAACTCTAAGGGGGGTGCAGGGAATGAGTGAGGCTGCAACAGTTTCTCCAGAGGCCAAATCTGCTCCATTTCCCTTGTATCTCTCACTGCAGCATCATCCTAGGAGAACACAGAAGAAACAGTTACAGAACACCATACAGTAGTTTACCTCTAAAACTGAATACATTCGTTAGATAACCTTGGTGTTATGAACCATGCATGTAAGAACACACATATGTCTTGGCATCATGCATTGAAGAGATAGAAGTAGGTCTGACAACTGGTGATGAACAAACTTAACACAAGACATAAAATACAGTTCAATTATAACATTTCTTTATAAAAAAGACACCAGACATCAAATAATTATACTGTGCTATGTAATTAAACACTTACATTCAGGGGGAGCAGGTAGGGCAGCTACATGCTCTTTCTCTGTGACAGTATCATCATATAAATAGAATTATATAAACGTGATTAATTTTCAAtatgaaagtatttaaaaaaacacaattctagTACCTTGTGAACTTCCCCTGTCCAAAGAAGAACTCATAGTACCTAGTGGGATATCCGCAAGATAAAGTTTTACTAATTAGAAAATATCAGCCTTATGCTCTTCAATCAAAACTTTGCAGTGACTTTTGAATTTCTTTTGACAAGCTAATCAGAGTAATGCAGGGTTTGTTACACTGGGTTCGATATTAAGGTTGTATTGGCTGCTATATTTAGTGCAATGTTTATGCATGCTCTGAAATTTTGTAAGTGAATGTTGGAATTTCCTGTTGTCACTTTACTTCAGATGTGTATTACTTAAAGTACTTACACCTAGCTTTATTTTTCCTTCGCGACTGGAACTCTTCAACTGTGTTAAtgggaaaataataattacaagtAAACAATGTAATCAATCAGTATGACAAGAATTCAAACATTTCATTGCCATACTCACATTCATTTAATGAAGATAGATCATTTCGTTGCATCACAATCACTGATTTTATGGTAGTAAGTTACTTATTTAATGGAGTAATGCAACCCAATTTTGCAACttttttaaatgtcagaatGTAATAAAACCTTCACTGGAGGAGTCCTCTATAAATCTTGCAGGACGCCGCACCTTCCTCACACTGCCCCTATCGgactcaacaacaacaacaaatttatttttgtatagcgcattatcacaacattacattgtcccaaagcactttacagcatccccacccaaagcccccagtgagtaagccataggcgacagtggcaaggaaaaactccctagaaggaagaaaccttgggagggaccagactcaaagggggagc
Encoded here:
- the tcta gene encoding T-cell leukemia translocation-altered gene protein homolog translates to MDEPWDFELVSRFMDGVMSFLSEFVEDWMANDMRVAIFKILFSWLVFSLVAIHFAWKVYGTTVNDMYYRQGVGGQNGGTPDAASHLGGWESASGDGFKTHRE